Proteins from a single region of Segatella copri:
- a CDS encoding DUF4248 domain-containing protein, giving the protein MKIKIYKKFELAKLYFPEQSKHVALNHLMRMVNHCPPLLEALRREGYERLAKTFTMRQTLLIYEYLGEP; this is encoded by the coding sequence ATGAAAATCAAGATATACAAAAAATTCGAGCTTGCCAAGCTCTACTTTCCGGAGCAGTCGAAACACGTGGCACTAAACCACCTGATGCGAATGGTAAACCACTGTCCGCCTCTGCTTGAAGCCTTGCGAAGAGAGGGCTACGAACGGTTGGCGAAGACCTTCACCATGCGCCAGACGCTGCTCATCTATGAGTATCTGGGCGAGCCATAA
- a CDS encoding HU family DNA-binding protein — MIEYDLKKNNNKKNVKAYGKYYAKPHISETVDLDELADHMHGHNSPFSAGTIKGILIDAVTHIKELLLMGKNVKLDNLAIFYISIKNKMGVEKADDFTVSKNIEGVRMKARATGDFRSVNLNLDANLKKYGAKKKKSSTTTDSGSTTDPGSDSGSTTAPGSDSGDSGLE; from the coding sequence ATGATTGAGTACGATTTAAAGAAGAACAACAACAAGAAGAACGTGAAGGCTTATGGCAAGTACTACGCCAAGCCCCACATTAGTGAAACTGTAGATCTCGATGAGCTCGCCGACCACATGCATGGTCACAACTCTCCATTCTCAGCCGGGACCATCAAGGGCATCCTCATCGATGCCGTGACCCACATCAAGGAGCTCCTGCTCATGGGCAAGAATGTAAAGCTCGACAACCTCGCCATCTTCTACATCAGCATCAAGAACAAGATGGGTGTAGAGAAAGCCGACGACTTCACCGTATCTAAGAACATCGAAGGAGTAAGAATGAAAGCCCGCGCCACGGGCGACTTCCGCTCTGTGAATCTCAACCTCGACGCCAACTTGAAGAAGTATGGTGCTAAGAAAAAGAAGTCTTCGACCACCACCGACTCTGGCTCCACCACTGACCCGGGCAGCGATTCGGGCTCCACCACAGCCCCAGGCAGCGATTCGGGTGACTCAGGACTTGAGTAA
- a CDS encoding N-acetylmuramoyl-L-alanine amidase yields the protein MTQDRFPMTIGSEEALNEHLLLAYTENGEMMDSPLSVRFLVIHCSATRADRNYTDKQLMRDHKKRGFRTVGYHFYVHKDGSITQFRKLLEVGSHARPYNRCSIGICYEGGLDDEGRPADTLTRAQYDAMWNLLRKLKITFPQAKIVGHRDLPGTTPKACPCFDAAKKFPL from the coding sequence ATGACACAAGATCGATTTCCGATGACGATTGGCAGCGAGGAGGCGCTCAATGAGCATCTCCTGCTCGCCTACACAGAGAACGGCGAGATGATGGACTCACCTCTGAGCGTCCGTTTTCTCGTAATTCATTGCTCGGCAACACGTGCCGACCGTAACTACACCGACAAGCAACTGATGCGCGACCACAAGAAGCGTGGATTCCGCACCGTGGGCTACCACTTCTATGTCCACAAGGACGGAAGCATCACGCAGTTCAGAAAGCTTCTGGAGGTGGGCTCACATGCCCGCCCATACAACCGCTGCTCCATCGGCATCTGTTACGAGGGCGGGCTGGATGACGAGGGTCGTCCTGCCGACACCCTTACCCGTGCCCAGTATGACGCAATGTGGAATCTGCTGCGCAAGCTCAAGATCACGTTCCCACAGGCTAAGATAGTGGGTCATCGTGACTTGCCGGGCACCACCCCGAAGGCATGCCCTTGCTTCGATGCAGCGAAAAAATTTCCACTTTAA
- a CDS encoding smalltalk protein gives MKKETIKKVINFIITVLTAVASAFCVQSCQ, from the coding sequence ATGAAGAAAGAAACCATCAAGAAGGTGATCAATTTCATCATCACCGTACTTACCGCCGTAGCTAGCGCATTCTGCGTACAGAGCTGCCAGTAA
- a CDS encoding tyrosine-protein phosphatase, whose amino-acid sequence MNIFREAFRWICNPTAGKKAPSERLPGGIDWHCHILPGVDDGFQEVKKSLEMLCLYEGAGMRDVWLTPHIMEDVPNETTHLRQVFANFQKQYQQDFAERNPADRKMLRLHLAAENMLDALFEKRLKANDLLPLGEDGKLLLVETSIFSAPMNFHALLERIKNKGYTPVLAHPERYLYMEKCDYEKLKLMGIKFQRNAFSIDGQYGKKVQKRCKWLMKQDMYDMVGSDMHRLSIFWQYW is encoded by the coding sequence ATGAATATATTCCGTGAGGCGTTCCGTTGGATTTGCAATCCGACGGCAGGCAAGAAAGCACCATCAGAGAGACTCCCCGGCGGCATCGACTGGCACTGCCACATCCTGCCCGGCGTGGACGACGGATTTCAAGAGGTAAAGAAGTCGTTGGAAATGTTGTGCCTTTACGAAGGCGCAGGCATGAGGGATGTCTGGCTTACGCCTCATATTATGGAAGACGTACCCAACGAGACCACCCATTTGCGCCAAGTATTTGCAAACTTCCAGAAACAATATCAGCAGGACTTCGCCGAGCGAAACCCTGCTGACAGAAAAATGCTCCGGCTGCATCTCGCAGCCGAAAATATGCTAGATGCGCTCTTCGAAAAGCGCCTGAAGGCAAACGACCTGTTGCCGCTGGGCGAGGATGGCAAGCTCCTGTTGGTGGAGACTAGCATCTTCTCTGCCCCGATGAATTTTCATGCCCTCCTGGAGCGCATCAAGAACAAGGGCTACACGCCCGTGCTTGCCCATCCTGAGCGCTACCTCTATATGGAGAAGTGCGATTACGAGAAGCTCAAGTTGATGGGCATAAAGTTCCAGCGAAATGCGTTCTCGATAGATGGGCAGTATGGCAAGAAGGTGCAGAAACGATGCAAGTGGCTCATGAAGCAAGATATGTACGACATGGTGGGCTCCGACATGCACCGCCTCAGCATCTTCTGGCAATACTGGTAG
- a CDS encoding GumC family protein — protein MIQNNQATMQNAPGRRPQQAEDFIRLQDLMYLCLVRWRWFVISLVVTLGIATYYLLSTPGVYQRTASILIKEDGKSQSINSDVASMFSDMGLSGGKSNVNNELIAIQSPAVLLEAGKQLKLDVNYSEDGTFHPVALYGRTLPVTVHFYGLNDMQSANLDVEVKHGNQFSIVHVSGTDKAGNEVESDEEVQGKLGQTVRTAMGYVCVDQAPGYSAFVNGYESRKLHVTRTNLYAMTDHIKASLSASISEEKATVIDLTYRDQLTQRAEDVLNTIISVYRKNWMEDKNQMTVSTSHFITERLGVIERELGDVDKDISSFKSRNLLPDVETAAQQYMQKSGDVDKQILELNSRLSMARYLRDFLTGKVGKNQLLPANIGIDSPGIEQQITEYNKQQLERNNLVANSSEQNPLVADYDQSLASMRHSIVTSIDNFVVTLNSQLGNLQANEAQTTSQIASNPSQAKYLQTVGRQQKVKEALYLFLLQKREENELSKAFTAYNTRIITPPTGDIKPVQPVRRNIILVAFVLGFLIPVVVIFIRENMNTTVRGRNDLKNITIPFLGEIPYSISRKNRPTLLQRIQFWKKPKETRQIVVKAGKRDIVNEAFRVLRTNMEFMVGTHPEQNVIILTSFNPGSGKSHLAGNIAMSLAIKKKRVLVIDGDLRHGSASMLVGSPGEGLSDYLNGRTDDLEGIICHGEEHGLVKDFDVLLIGTMPPNPTELLFTERLEKMIKQVRGEYDYVFIDCPPVEIVADTQIIEKLADRTIFVVRSGLMQRSMLGDIEQLYKDKKFKNMSLILNGTKAQGGRYGHYYRYGYHYGYGYHYGSDKNGGAKIGK, from the coding sequence ATGATTCAGAATAATCAAGCGACGATGCAGAATGCTCCGGGTCGTCGCCCCCAGCAGGCAGAAGACTTTATTCGTCTGCAAGACTTAATGTATCTGTGCCTTGTGCGCTGGCGATGGTTTGTCATCTCGCTCGTCGTCACCCTGGGCATAGCCACTTATTACCTCCTCTCCACGCCGGGTGTCTATCAGCGCACGGCATCCATCCTCATCAAGGAAGACGGCAAGAGCCAGAGCATCAACAGCGATGTGGCCAGTATGTTCTCCGACATGGGACTCTCGGGAGGCAAGTCGAACGTCAACAACGAGTTGATTGCCATTCAGTCGCCAGCCGTCTTGCTGGAGGCAGGCAAGCAGCTCAAACTCGACGTAAACTACAGTGAAGACGGTACCTTCCATCCTGTGGCTCTCTATGGCAGAACGCTGCCTGTAACCGTTCATTTCTATGGCTTGAACGATATGCAGAGCGCCAATTTGGATGTAGAGGTAAAGCATGGCAACCAGTTTTCCATCGTACATGTGAGTGGTACCGACAAGGCTGGAAACGAAGTGGAATCGGACGAGGAGGTACAGGGCAAGCTGGGCCAGACCGTCCGCACGGCGATGGGCTATGTATGCGTAGACCAGGCACCGGGCTATTCAGCCTTCGTCAATGGATATGAGAGCAGGAAACTGCATGTGACTCGCACCAACCTCTATGCCATGACCGACCATATCAAGGCGTCGCTCTCGGCAAGCATCAGCGAGGAGAAGGCAACAGTCATCGACCTGACCTATAGGGACCAGCTCACCCAGCGCGCCGAGGACGTGCTGAACACCATCATCTCCGTATACCGCAAGAACTGGATGGAGGACAAGAACCAGATGACCGTTTCCACCTCCCATTTCATCACCGAGCGCCTGGGTGTCATCGAGCGAGAACTGGGCGACGTAGACAAGGACATCTCCTCGTTCAAGAGCCGCAATCTGCTGCCCGACGTAGAGACCGCCGCACAGCAATATATGCAGAAGAGCGGCGACGTAGACAAGCAGATACTCGAGCTGAACTCACGCCTCTCCATGGCACGTTACCTGCGCGACTTCCTGACTGGCAAGGTGGGCAAGAACCAGCTCCTGCCAGCCAATATCGGCATCGACAGCCCGGGTATCGAGCAGCAGATTACCGAATACAACAAGCAGCAGCTGGAGCGCAACAACCTGGTGGCTAACTCCAGCGAGCAGAACCCATTGGTGGCAGACTATGACCAGAGCCTCGCCTCCATGCGCCATAGCATCGTAACCAGTATCGACAACTTCGTGGTGACACTCAACTCGCAGCTTGGCAACCTGCAGGCAAACGAGGCGCAGACCACCAGCCAGATAGCCAGCAACCCTAGCCAGGCAAAGTACCTGCAAACAGTGGGTCGCCAGCAGAAGGTGAAGGAGGCGCTCTACCTCTTCCTCTTGCAGAAGAGAGAGGAAAACGAGCTTTCCAAGGCTTTCACCGCCTACAACACGCGCATCATCACCCCTCCTACGGGCGACATCAAGCCCGTGCAGCCTGTGCGCCGCAACATCATCCTCGTGGCTTTCGTTCTAGGATTCCTGATACCTGTGGTAGTCATCTTTATCCGTGAGAACATGAACACGACGGTGAGGGGCAGAAACGACCTCAAGAACATCACCATACCATTCCTCGGTGAGATACCATACAGCATCAGTCGTAAGAACAGACCAACTCTTCTGCAGCGCATCCAGTTCTGGAAGAAGCCGAAGGAGACGCGACAGATTGTGGTGAAGGCAGGCAAGCGCGACATCGTGAACGAGGCGTTCCGCGTGCTGCGCACAAACATGGAGTTTATGGTAGGCACCCATCCCGAGCAGAACGTCATCATCCTTACGTCTTTCAACCCAGGCTCGGGCAAGAGTCACTTGGCAGGCAACATCGCCATGTCGCTCGCCATCAAGAAGAAACGGGTGCTCGTCATCGATGGTGACCTCCGCCATGGTTCCGCATCCATGCTCGTGGGCAGCCCTGGCGAGGGACTCAGCGACTATCTCAACGGCAGGACCGATGACCTGGAGGGCATCATCTGCCATGGCGAGGAGCATGGACTGGTGAAGGATTTCGACGTGCTGCTTATCGGTACCATGCCGCCTAACCCTACGGAGCTCCTCTTCACCGAGCGTCTGGAGAAGATGATCAAGCAGGTGAGGGGTGAGTACGATTATGTGTTCATCGACTGTCCACCAGTGGAAATCGTGGCAGATACCCAGATTATAGAGAAACTTGCCGACCGCACCATCTTCGTGGTACGCTCGGGCTTGATGCAGCGCAGTATGCTGGGCGACATTGAGCAGCTCTACAAGGACAAGAAATTCAAGAATATGTCGCTCATTCTGAACGGAACCAAGGCTCAGGGCGGCCGCTACGGCCACTACTATCGCTATGGCTATCACTATGGCTACGGCTACCACTACGGCTCCGACAAGAATGGGGGGGCAAAAATAGGAAAGTAG
- a CDS encoding polysaccharide biosynthesis/export family protein produces MKYRKSLLSGAFCTGLLVLSACGTPQQIAYFQDFNQNPDTLINLKSAVITAKPTDKLYIGVKSKDPQITQLFNLTGTTTSYSTSSIAKDAYYYTVDSKGNIDFPVLGTLHVAGRTREQIAEEIKKVLVDRNLVKDPVVTVSLTNLHYSVIGEVARPGQYEIEDEKVTILDALSKAGDLTIYGTREDVMVLRQENGHQKIYKINLCSGNSVFNSPVYYLQQNDVVYISPNETKARQSTVNGNNVRSTGFWISLASLATSVAVLIKK; encoded by the coding sequence ATGAAATATCGTAAATCATTGCTTTCTGGAGCTTTTTGTACGGGACTTCTTGTCCTGTCAGCTTGTGGAACCCCACAACAAATAGCTTATTTCCAGGATTTTAACCAAAATCCTGACACGCTGATCAATCTGAAAAGTGCGGTAATCACCGCCAAACCAACAGATAAACTCTACATCGGCGTGAAGAGCAAGGATCCACAGATCACACAGCTCTTCAACCTTACGGGAACCACCACCAGTTACTCTACGTCGTCCATCGCCAAGGATGCCTATTATTATACGGTAGACAGCAAGGGCAACATCGACTTTCCTGTGCTGGGCACCCTGCATGTGGCAGGTCGTACCCGAGAGCAGATTGCCGAGGAAATCAAGAAAGTTCTGGTGGACCGCAACTTGGTGAAGGATCCCGTGGTGACCGTCAGCCTGACAAATCTCCACTATTCGGTGATTGGTGAGGTGGCACGCCCTGGACAGTATGAAATCGAGGACGAGAAAGTGACTATTCTCGATGCCCTTAGCAAGGCGGGCGACCTGACCATCTATGGCACCCGTGAAGACGTGATGGTGTTGCGCCAGGAAAACGGCCACCAGAAGATATACAAGATTAATCTCTGCTCGGGAAACAGCGTGTTCAACAGTCCGGTATATTACCTGCAGCAGAACGACGTGGTTTACATCAGCCCCAACGAGACCAAGGCTCGCCAGAGCACGGTCAATGGCAACAATGTCAGGAGCACGGGCTTCTGGATTAGCCTTGCCTCACTTGCCACCAGCGTGGCGGTACTTATCAAGAAATAA
- a CDS encoding UpxY family transcription antiterminator, translating into MDNSIKDINHSLSIQAETLGEPAETEALWYAMRVFMNKVALCRDLFNLFNNVLKDSDQMKDTFPEDMMGDVMEYYAPFVKERHVNSQGKKIVVERPLIPSLFFMRSNKRQALCLERELCGKARLYRQLVDFDPQPIAIPKRQMQMFMMVSSGDQEGLEYFEDGAFNWKKGERVRVIDGRFKGLEGEIKRINGDHRLIVTIEGICAVATTYIPRCFLEKI; encoded by the coding sequence ATGGACAATTCAATAAAAGATATCAATCATTCTCTAAGCATACAAGCCGAGACTCTTGGCGAACCAGCCGAGACAGAGGCATTATGGTATGCCATGCGCGTGTTCATGAACAAAGTGGCGCTTTGCCGAGACTTGTTCAACCTGTTCAACAACGTGCTTAAGGATTCTGACCAGATGAAAGACACATTCCCCGAAGATATGATGGGCGATGTGATGGAATATTACGCCCCCTTCGTAAAAGAGAGACATGTAAACAGCCAAGGCAAGAAGATTGTGGTGGAGCGCCCACTCATACCCTCGCTTTTCTTCATGCGCAGCAACAAGCGACAGGCGCTATGCCTGGAGCGGGAACTGTGTGGCAAGGCAAGGCTATATCGCCAGCTGGTGGACTTCGATCCACAGCCCATCGCCATTCCCAAGCGACAGATGCAGATGTTCATGATGGTGTCGTCGGGCGATCAGGAGGGGCTGGAGTATTTCGAGGATGGAGCCTTCAACTGGAAGAAAGGTGAACGTGTCAGGGTCATCGACGGCAGGTTCAAAGGTCTGGAGGGCGAAATCAAGCGTATCAATGGCGACCATCGGCTCATCGTCACGATAGAGGGAATCTGTGCCGTCGCCACCACCTATATACCAAGATGTTTTCTAGAAAAAATATAA
- a CDS encoding F0F1 ATP synthase subunit gamma, translating to MPSLKEIKTRIASVNSTRKITSAMKMVASSKLHHAQVAIQNMLPYGNMLEHILKSFLVSTPNVDHPLQLEHKETKRVALVVYSSNSSLCGGFNSNVIKMMMHAVDEYKAQGIDDITVYPIGRKVAEKAQKLGLKIGGNFNDLADHPHASACADIAHSLAKQYAAGELDKVEMIYHHFKSAGSQILTRKTFLPIDLSTEAIGVDNDRDLTSNVATAKAQEYLRQKQAEADGRQSSEAKPLNDDFIVEPDLETVLGVLIPKQLRLMIYTALLDSQASEHAARMVAMQTATDNADELLRELNLQYNKSRQQAITNELLDIVGGSVNN from the coding sequence ATGCCGTCATTAAAAGAGATTAAAACTCGCATAGCCAGCGTTAACAGTACCCGTAAGATTACGAGTGCGATGAAGATGGTGGCTTCCAGTAAGTTGCATCATGCTCAGGTAGCTATCCAGAATATGCTGCCTTATGGAAATATGCTGGAACATATCCTCAAGAGTTTCCTGGTAAGTACTCCGAATGTCGACCATCCGTTGCAGTTGGAGCACAAGGAGACCAAGCGTGTAGCTCTTGTGGTATACAGTTCTAACAGCAGCTTGTGTGGTGGATTCAATTCCAACGTTATCAAGATGATGATGCATGCGGTGGACGAGTATAAGGCTCAAGGCATTGACGACATCACGGTGTATCCTATCGGACGAAAAGTGGCAGAGAAGGCACAGAAACTGGGTTTGAAGATTGGCGGTAACTTTAATGATCTTGCCGATCATCCTCATGCCAGCGCCTGTGCAGATATCGCCCATTCACTTGCCAAGCAGTATGCTGCTGGTGAGCTCGATAAGGTGGAGATGATTTATCATCACTTTAAGAGTGCCGGTTCACAGATTCTGACCCGCAAGACTTTCTTGCCTATTGATCTCAGCACTGAGGCAATAGGAGTGGACAACGATCGTGACCTTACCTCTAATGTGGCTACGGCAAAGGCTCAGGAATATCTGCGCCAAAAGCAGGCTGAAGCTGACGGACGCCAGAGTTCTGAGGCAAAACCTCTGAATGATGACTTCATTGTAGAGCCAGACTTGGAGACTGTTTTGGGAGTCTTGATTCCTAAGCAGCTTCGTCTGATGATTTATACAGCGTTGCTGGATAGCCAGGCGAGTGAGCATGCCGCCAGAATGGTGGCCATGCAGACCGCTACGGATAATGCCGATGAACTCTTGCGCGAACTCAACTTGCAGTACAACAAGAGTCGTCAACAGGCCATTACCAATGAATTGCTTGATATTGTGGGAGGTAGCGTAAACAACTAA
- the atpA gene encoding F0F1 ATP synthase subunit alpha produces the protein MSDKIKPSEVSEVLQQQLQEVNGSQQFDEVGTVLTVSDGVARIYGLRNAEANELLEFENGTMAIVMNLEEDNVGCVLLGPTAGIKEGQSVKRTHRIASIRVNDNFLGRVVNPLGQAIDGLGDIDLTDSFEMPLDRKAPGVIYRQPVKEPLQTGLKAVDSMIPIGRGQRELIIGDRQTGKTAIAVDTIINQKSFYEAGKPVYCIYVAIGQKASTVAALVQNLKEHGALPYTIIVSATAADPAAMQYYAPFAGAAIGEYFRDRGYSALVVYDDLSKQAVAYREVSLILRRPSGREAYPGDVFYLHSRLLERAARINDQQEVAEQMNDLPECMKGHVKGGGSLTALPIIETQAGDVSAYIPTNVISITDGQIFLETDLFNQGFRPAINVGISVSRVGGSAQIKSMKKVAGTLKIDMAQYRELEAFSKFSSDMDAVTAMTLDRGRKNDQLLVQPQYRPMPVGEQVAILYCGVHGLMHDVPMDKVRDCQDLFLDAMRSQHADVIETLGDGKLTDDAIKAVEETMANVAGQYKA, from the coding sequence ATGTCAGATAAAATTAAACCAAGTGAGGTGTCTGAGGTTCTTCAGCAGCAGCTCCAGGAGGTTAATGGCTCTCAGCAGTTTGACGAGGTGGGTACCGTGCTTACCGTCAGCGATGGCGTGGCTCGTATCTATGGTCTGCGCAATGCCGAGGCTAATGAACTTCTTGAGTTTGAGAACGGAACCATGGCTATCGTCATGAACTTGGAGGAAGACAATGTAGGTTGTGTCCTCTTAGGTCCTACAGCTGGCATCAAGGAGGGACAGAGCGTGAAGCGTACACACCGTATTGCTTCTATCCGCGTAAACGACAACTTCCTCGGACGTGTCGTAAACCCTCTGGGTCAGGCTATTGATGGTCTGGGTGACATCGACCTCACCGATTCTTTCGAGATGCCTTTGGATCGTAAGGCACCTGGTGTAATCTATCGTCAGCCAGTAAAGGAACCTCTTCAGACTGGTTTGAAGGCGGTAGACTCTATGATTCCTATCGGTCGTGGACAGCGTGAGTTGATCATCGGTGACCGTCAGACCGGTAAGACTGCCATCGCAGTGGATACCATCATCAACCAGAAGAGTTTCTATGAGGCTGGCAAGCCAGTATATTGTATCTATGTAGCTATCGGTCAGAAAGCATCTACCGTTGCAGCATTGGTACAGAACCTCAAGGAGCATGGCGCCCTGCCATATACCATCATCGTAAGTGCTACCGCTGCCGATCCTGCAGCCATGCAGTATTACGCACCATTTGCCGGTGCAGCTATCGGCGAGTACTTCCGCGACCGCGGTTACTCAGCTCTCGTAGTATACGATGACTTGAGTAAGCAGGCTGTGGCTTACCGTGAGGTATCTCTGATCCTCCGCCGTCCATCCGGACGTGAGGCTTACCCTGGTGATGTCTTCTATCTCCACTCTCGTCTGTTGGAGCGTGCCGCTCGTATCAACGACCAGCAGGAAGTAGCCGAGCAGATGAACGACCTTCCAGAGTGCATGAAGGGTCACGTTAAGGGTGGTGGTTCTTTGACAGCCCTCCCTATCATCGAAACACAGGCAGGTGACGTATCAGCATACATCCCAACCAACGTGATTTCCATCACCGACGGTCAGATTTTCCTTGAGACCGACCTCTTCAACCAGGGCTTCCGTCCGGCTATCAACGTAGGTATCTCCGTATCTCGTGTAGGTGGTTCTGCCCAGATCAAGAGTATGAAGAAGGTGGCTGGTACACTGAAGATTGATATGGCTCAGTATCGTGAGCTGGAGGCCTTCTCTAAGTTCTCTAGCGATATGGATGCCGTAACAGCGATGACTCTGGACCGTGGCCGTAAGAACGACCAGTTGCTGGTTCAGCCTCAGTACCGCCCAATGCCGGTAGGCGAGCAGGTAGCTATTCTCTACTGTGGTGTTCACGGATTGATGCACGACGTGCCAATGGATAAGGTTCGCGACTGTCAGGATCTATTCCTCGATGCAATGCGCAGCCAGCACGCTGATGTGATTGAGACTTTGGGCGATGGTAAACTCACCGACGATGCCATTAAGGCAGTCGAGGAGACCATGGCTAATGTTGCAGGACAATATAAAGCGTAA
- a CDS encoding F0F1 ATP synthase subunit delta has translation MDIGVISVRYARALIKAALGMKLEDQVYQEMQTLFKSYIDVPELRFTIDNPMLSKDKKEALLITALGKEPTELSKKFIALVLKEDRESTLQFMAASYITLYRKQKNIIRGKLITATAVDASTEDKMRKMVEQRTKGTVEFKTEVNPELIGGFILEYDTYRMDASVKTKLNNILTQLKK, from the coding sequence ATGGATATAGGTGTAATATCGGTGCGTTATGCCCGTGCCCTCATCAAGGCTGCACTCGGCATGAAGCTCGAAGATCAGGTCTACCAGGAGATGCAGACGCTCTTTAAGAGCTACATCGACGTGCCTGAACTGAGATTTACGATAGACAACCCTATGCTTTCCAAAGACAAGAAAGAGGCACTTCTCATCACAGCCCTGGGCAAGGAGCCTACGGAACTGAGCAAGAAGTTTATCGCTCTCGTCTTGAAAGAGGATAGGGAGAGCACCCTGCAATTCATGGCTGCTTCGTATATCACTCTTTACAGGAAACAGAAGAACATCATCCGCGGTAAGCTGATCACCGCCACTGCCGTTGACGCCTCTACTGAGGACAAGATGCGCAAGATGGTGGAGCAGAGAACGAAAGGTACTGTGGAGTTCAAGACCGAGGTGAACCCTGAACTGATTGGTGGTTTCATCCTTGAGTATGATACTTACAGAATGGATGCGAGCGTGAAGACTAAGCTCAACAACATTCTGACACAGCTCAAAAAGTAA
- the atpF gene encoding F0F1 ATP synthase subunit B, translating to MDLLIPDSGLLFWMTLVFIIVFIILWKAGFPAIIKMVNGRKAFIDESLKKAHEANEKLANIQKEGESILQEVREKQAALLKEAAETRDAIVEKAQDKAREEGARLLSDAKKQIETEKQNAIREIRGQVAELSVQIAEKVLKAKLSDDKAQMDMINRLLDEVSSDNK from the coding sequence ATGGATTTATTAATTCCGGATAGCGGTTTGCTCTTCTGGATGACGCTGGTCTTCATCATCGTCTTCATCATTCTTTGGAAGGCTGGATTCCCAGCCATCATTAAGATGGTGAACGGACGCAAGGCTTTCATCGATGAAAGTCTGAAGAAGGCTCACGAAGCCAACGAGAAGCTTGCCAATATCCAAAAAGAAGGTGAATCCATCTTGCAGGAAGTTCGCGAGAAGCAGGCTGCCCTCCTCAAGGAGGCTGCCGAAACCCGCGATGCCATTGTAGAGAAAGCACAGGATAAAGCACGCGAAGAAGGCGCACGTCTCCTCTCTGATGCCAAGAAGCAGATTGAGACCGAGAAGCAGAACGCCATTCGTGAAATCCGAGGCCAGGTAGCCGAACTCTCTGTTCAGATTGCAGAGAAGGTGCTCAAGGCTAAGCTCTCTGACGACAAGGCACAGATGGATATGATAAATCGACTGCTGGACGAGGTTTCTTCTGACAACAAATAG
- the atpE gene encoding ATP synthase F0 subunit C, giving the protein MLSLLLAAEIAKLGAAVGAGLAAIGAGIGIGRIGGQAMDAMARQPEKMGDLRSSMIIAAALVEGVAFFAVIIAILAIVM; this is encoded by the coding sequence ATGTTATCACTTTTATTAGCAGCAGAGATTGCAAAGTTGGGTGCCGCAGTAGGTGCAGGTTTGGCCGCTATTGGCGCAGGTATTGGTATCGGTCGCATTGGTGGCCAGGCTATGGACGCTATGGCTCGTCAGCCAGAGAAGATGGGCGACCTCCGTTCTTCTATGATTATCGCAGCTGCGTTGGTTGAGGGTGTTGCGTTCTTCGCTGTCATCATCGCCATCCTGGCAATCGTTATGTAA